A window of the Serratia sarumanii genome harbors these coding sequences:
- the chbG gene encoding chitin disaccharide deacetylase, producing the protein MEKLLIVNADDFGLSKGQNYGVIEAYQHGVVSSTTAMVNGGGAQHAAALSRQYPGLPIGLHFVLTHGRPLGAMPSLVNEHGELGKWLWRRAEAGELQLDEIQEELQRQFTRFVTLFGRPPTHIDSHHHVHMQPQIYPLVEAFAQAQGLPLRLDREEAKRRDIALQTPCSTDAFDAGFYGETISEALFLQRLARADELGAESLEMMCHPAFLDATILQSKYCHPRLVELDVLTAPTLKAAIAERGFLLGSFLDL; encoded by the coding sequence ATGGAAAAACTACTGATCGTGAATGCCGATGACTTCGGCCTGAGCAAGGGACAAAACTACGGTGTTATCGAGGCGTATCAGCATGGCGTCGTTTCCTCTACCACGGCGATGGTGAACGGCGGCGGCGCACAGCACGCGGCGGCGCTCAGCCGGCAATATCCGGGGTTACCGATCGGGCTGCATTTCGTTTTGACCCATGGCAGGCCGCTGGGCGCCATGCCTTCGCTGGTCAACGAGCATGGCGAATTGGGTAAATGGCTGTGGCGCCGCGCCGAGGCCGGCGAGCTGCAGCTGGACGAGATCCAGGAGGAACTGCAGCGCCAGTTCACGCGGTTTGTGACGCTGTTCGGCAGGCCGCCGACGCACATCGACAGCCACCACCATGTACATATGCAGCCGCAGATTTACCCGCTGGTGGAGGCGTTTGCGCAGGCGCAGGGTCTGCCGCTGCGCCTCGATCGCGAAGAGGCGAAACGGCGCGATATTGCGTTGCAGACGCCCTGCAGCACCGACGCGTTTGACGCGGGATTCTACGGCGAAACGATTTCCGAAGCCTTGTTCCTGCAGCGGTTGGCGCGCGCTGACGAGCTGGGCGCCGAGTCATTGGAAATGATGTGCCACCCGGCGTTCCTCGACGCGACGATCCTGCAGAGCAAATACTGCCACCCGCGCCTCGTCGAGCTGGATGTGTTGACCGCGCCGACGCTGAAAGCGGCGATCGCCGAACGCGGTTTTCTGCTGGGCTCTTTCCTGGATCTGTAG
- a CDS encoding MFS transporter — translation MKKTLGVFLPLYTTTLLLLLGSGLLTTYVSLRLASIHVSSALIGAIIAANYIGLVIGGKVGHFLIARVGHIRAYVACAGIITAAVLGHGLTAFIPAWVALRLVIGLCMMCQFMVLESWLNDQAESNQRGMVFGFYMAATYLGMSLGQIVLMLQSNLGIATLLVIALCFALCLVPIALTTRTNARHMSPAPMELRYFIGAIPKVLATTLVIGMVVGSFYGLAPVYASLQSLTTQQTGLFMALAIFAGLVAQFPLSWLSDRYNRPLLMRLNAIFLIVAALPLALLPHIDFPLLLAVGFVVSMLQFTLYPLVVALANDLIEPERRVSLAACLLMAFGVGASIGPLAVGALIEPLGGNILYAFFALCGVLLAALSRTAKAEEPQLAQDAPVPHIPLPDSLASSPLSPALNPTFDEQIIHDTMPPPEAAPDVDEPQPEEQETEHLPQGADPQEDTGLKKAHAML, via the coding sequence GTGAAAAAAACGTTGGGCGTATTCTTGCCGTTGTACACCACCACCCTGCTGCTGCTGTTGGGCTCGGGCCTGCTCACCACCTACGTCTCGCTGCGGCTGGCCTCCATCCACGTCAGCAGCGCGCTGATCGGCGCCATCATCGCCGCCAACTACATCGGGTTGGTGATCGGCGGTAAGGTCGGCCACTTTCTCATCGCCCGCGTCGGGCATATCCGCGCCTACGTGGCCTGCGCCGGCATCATTACCGCCGCGGTGCTGGGGCACGGCCTGACGGCGTTCATTCCCGCCTGGGTTGCGCTGCGCCTGGTGATCGGGCTGTGCATGATGTGTCAGTTCATGGTGCTGGAAAGCTGGCTGAACGACCAGGCGGAATCCAACCAGCGCGGCATGGTGTTCGGTTTCTATATGGCGGCGACCTATCTCGGCATGTCGCTGGGCCAGATCGTGCTGATGCTGCAAAGCAATCTGGGCATCGCCACGCTGCTGGTGATCGCACTGTGCTTCGCGCTCTGCCTGGTGCCGATCGCTCTCACCACCCGCACCAATGCGCGCCACATGTCGCCGGCGCCGATGGAACTGCGTTACTTTATCGGCGCTATTCCCAAGGTGCTGGCCACCACGCTGGTGATCGGCATGGTGGTAGGTTCGTTTTACGGCCTGGCGCCGGTCTACGCCAGCCTGCAATCCTTAACCACGCAGCAAACCGGCCTGTTCATGGCGCTGGCCATCTTCGCCGGGCTGGTGGCGCAATTCCCGCTCAGTTGGCTGTCGGATCGCTATAACCGCCCCTTGCTGATGCGCCTCAACGCCATTTTTCTGATCGTGGCGGCGCTGCCGCTGGCGCTGCTGCCGCACATCGATTTCCCGCTGCTGCTGGCGGTGGGGTTCGTCGTCAGCATGCTGCAGTTTACGCTCTACCCGCTGGTGGTGGCATTGGCCAACGATCTGATCGAGCCGGAGCGCCGCGTCTCGCTGGCCGCCTGCCTGCTGATGGCGTTCGGCGTCGGCGCCAGCATCGGGCCGCTGGCGGTCGGCGCGCTGATCGAGCCGCTAGGCGGCAATATCCTGTACGCCTTCTTCGCCCTGTGCGGCGTGCTGCTGGCGGCCCTCAGCCGCACGGCGAAAGCGGAGGAGCCGCAACTGGCGCAGGACGCGCCGGTGCCGCACATTCCGCTGCCGGACAGCCTCGCCAGCTCGCCGCTGTCGCCGGCGCTCAATCCGACCTTTGATGAGCAGATCATTCACGACACCATGCCCCCGCCGGAAGCGGCGCCCGATGTCGACGAGCCGCAGCCTGAAGAACAGGAAACGGAGCACTTGCCTCAGGGCGCCGATCCGCAAGAGGACACCGGCCTGAAAAAGGCGCACGCCATGCTGTAA